One region of Endozoicomonas sp. Mp262 genomic DNA includes:
- the nadA gene encoding quinolinate synthase NadA — translation MSAVNLRKQVQGHFSQGVAEPLVPGDEKNKREQVHQLLKQHNAVLIAHYYTDAVVQSLAEETGGFIGDSLEMARFGSGYPASTLVVAGVRFMGETASILSPDKRILMPTLEAECSLDLGCPVEGFSRFCDQHPDRTVVVYANTSAAVKARADWVVTSSCALEIVEHLDSLGERIIWGPDKYLGGYIQKQTGADMLLWDSSCIVHEEFRAKGVADLKKIYPDAAVLVHPESPEPVVAMADVVGSTSKLLKASYELPNQRFIVATDRGIFYKMQQQCPEKEFFEAPTGGNGATCKSCGHCPWMAMNTLDSLIDCLAAPSEQNEIKVPENIRRQALVPLERMVNFPL, via the coding sequence ATGAGCGCAGTAAATCTCAGAAAGCAGGTGCAGGGTCATTTTTCACAGGGCGTTGCAGAGCCATTGGTGCCGGGGGATGAAAAGAATAAAAGAGAGCAAGTTCATCAGCTATTAAAGCAGCACAATGCGGTATTGATTGCCCATTACTATACAGATGCGGTGGTTCAGTCCCTGGCGGAGGAAACCGGAGGGTTTATTGGGGATTCGCTGGAAATGGCGCGCTTTGGCAGTGGCTATCCTGCCTCCACGCTGGTTGTTGCCGGTGTCCGGTTTATGGGGGAAACCGCTTCGATATTGAGTCCTGACAAGCGAATATTAATGCCAACCCTTGAGGCGGAATGTTCACTTGATTTAGGGTGTCCCGTTGAAGGTTTTTCCCGGTTCTGTGATCAGCACCCTGATAGAACCGTGGTTGTTTATGCCAATACATCGGCTGCGGTCAAGGCGCGGGCGGACTGGGTTGTAACATCAAGCTGTGCCCTTGAAATTGTTGAGCATCTTGATTCCCTGGGTGAACGGATTATCTGGGGGCCAGATAAGTATCTTGGGGGTTATATCCAGAAGCAAACTGGTGCTGATATGCTGCTTTGGGATAGTAGCTGTATTGTCCATGAGGAGTTTCGGGCGAAAGGGGTGGCTGATCTTAAGAAGATTTACCCGGATGCAGCGGTGCTGGTACATCCTGAATCACCGGAACCGGTGGTGGCAATGGCTGATGTGGTGGGCTCAACCAGCAAGCTGTTAAAAGCCTCTTATGAGCTGCCAAACCAACGGTTTATTGTGGCAACAGATCGGGGGATTTTTTATAAAATGCAGCAGCAATGCCCGGAGAAAGAGTTCTTTGAGGCACCCACCGGAGGCAATGGGGCAACCTGCAAAAGCTGTGGCCATTGTCCCTGGATGGCGATGAATACACTGGATAGCCTTATTGATTGTCTTGCAGCACCATCCGAACAGAATGAAATAAAAGTGCCTGAAAACATTCGACGTCAGGCTTTGGTTCCTTTGGAACGGATGGTGAACTTTCCTTTGTAG
- the queC gene encoding 7-cyano-7-deazaguanine synthase QueC, with protein MEKVKKKAVVLLSGGLDSTTVLAIARDQGYECYTVSFDYGQRHRSELEASKRVAKAHGSVSHKILRLGLRDIGGSALTDDDLDVPEELGSEIPITYVPARNTVFLSLALGWAEVLGARDIFIGANDVDYSGYPDCRPEFLDAFEKMANLATKAGVEGDYFHIRAPLLKLTKGEIIKEGTRLGVDYALTVSCYQADDEGKACGVCDSCRYRKKGFEDAGVEDVTPYQ; from the coding sequence ATGGAAAAAGTGAAGAAAAAAGCTGTTGTTTTATTGTCCGGCGGACTGGATTCAACCACTGTGCTGGCTATTGCCAGGGATCAGGGGTATGAGTGCTATACGGTGAGTTTTGACTACGGTCAACGACACCGCTCTGAGCTGGAAGCCTCCAAGCGGGTGGCTAAGGCTCATGGGTCTGTATCCCATAAAATCCTTCGCCTGGGGCTGCGTGATATTGGGGGGTCTGCCCTGACTGATGATGATCTGGATGTGCCTGAGGAGCTGGGTTCCGAGATTCCTATAACTTATGTACCCGCCAGAAATACCGTATTTTTATCTCTTGCTCTTGGCTGGGCAGAAGTGCTGGGGGCACGGGATATTTTTATCGGCGCCAATGATGTGGATTACTCTGGCTATCCGGATTGCCGTCCAGAATTTCTTGATGCCTTTGAGAAAATGGCCAATCTGGCGACAAAGGCCGGTGTTGAGGGGGATTATTTCCATATCCGTGCCCCTCTGTTGAAACTGACCAAGGGTGAAATCATCAAAGAGGGGACTCGTCTCGGTGTTGACTATGCACTAACCGTTTCCTGTTATCAGGCTGATGATGAAGGCAAGGCCTGTGGTGTCTGCGACAGTTGTCGTTACCGCAAAAAGGGATTTGAGGATGCGGGTGTTGAGGATGTGACACCTTATCAGTAG
- the queE gene encoding 7-carboxy-7-deazaguanine synthase QueE translates to MITNTLRISEMFYSLQGETRTAGLPTVFVRLTGCPLRCVWCDTEYAFQGGEKMTLEAIEAEIKKYSPRYITVTGGEPLAQPNCIPLLEKLVDQGYEVSLETSGAMDLSRVDPRVVKVMDFKAPGSGEVKRNLHENIQYLDNKDQVKFVIADRTDYEWSVSKLKEYGLDDKVSDVLFSPVADQMKPELLAQWILDDGLNVRFQLQLHRLIWGDKTGV, encoded by the coding sequence ATGATAACCAATACCCTTAGAATTTCTGAAATGTTTTACTCCCTGCAAGGTGAGACCCGAACTGCCGGGTTGCCTACAGTGTTTGTACGCTTGACCGGGTGTCCTCTGCGTTGTGTATGGTGTGATACGGAGTATGCCTTTCAGGGCGGTGAAAAAATGACCCTGGAAGCCATTGAGGCTGAAATCAAGAAGTATAGCCCCCGTTATATTACGGTTACCGGTGGCGAGCCACTGGCGCAGCCTAACTGTATTCCCCTGTTAGAAAAACTGGTGGACCAGGGTTATGAGGTGTCCCTTGAGACCAGTGGTGCCATGGATCTCTCCCGGGTTGATCCCAGGGTTGTCAAGGTTATGGATTTTAAAGCCCCTGGCTCCGGTGAGGTGAAACGAAACCTGCATGAAAATATTCAGTATCTGGATAACAAGGATCAGGTGAAGTTTGTGATTGCCGATCGCACAGATTATGAGTGGTCAGTGTCGAAGCTTAAAGAGTATGGCCTTGATGATAAGGTTTCTGATGTGCTGTTTTCACCGGTGGCGGATCAAATGAAACCTGAACTGTTGGCTCAATGGATTCTGGATGATGGTCTGAATGTACGCTTTCAGTTGCAGTTGCATCGCCTTATTTGGGGAGATAAGACGGGGGTTTAA
- a CDS encoding SEL1-like repeat protein produces the protein MFGFQWERSDAFGKPDTLLVEAATQGMPEACCNYGMWLVKQAEKSEDKFEKEGFYKKAFGFFKRAIDGGSEIQALRANWAYMLEHGLGGEKNEKEAFEIYRQLKDEDFLPALLKVAVMTELGIGTDQNDQMAEHYYKTACEQKLSKKLTGLIQYKRGMMYLNGWGVTQSEEKACICFDSSEEKGFALAGLMLVELNYQGRGTDKGYKKMAASVPSWPLWAREFAGGDLLYKVAILYKEDSKPDEMVKYYKKAAKYGQPEAVAVLNEIYKDAPIRLLGEAPCGACQAKDLYGLVYHPGHLRKQVVMDCYTQFSLCLDLLESKNYREAINLLSLLINNGHPYAPAYFKLGQMCELGWGVAVNRKKAERFYIKAARLCYPAAYRKLSSFFKAESDIKKHLEQASVLGDLRDDIEVLYKYQACPLTRKQLKELKGRERSISFDEGYQISSPAKGKAMVEACEYIRGVLRQLNVCVSPGFSWKSLSIKEEDGINASMKGLEIAMGKVSIEEPVERIKAFLTEGEIDSASVKHMLKGGRRSISLQELTAYEQALDKIIEDYSSNEREG, from the coding sequence GTGTTTGGTTTCCAGTGGGAAAGGTCGGATGCCTTTGGTAAGCCAGATACGCTTCTTGTGGAAGCGGCTACTCAAGGCATGCCAGAGGCTTGTTGTAATTATGGAATGTGGTTAGTAAAACAAGCAGAAAAAAGCGAAGACAAGTTTGAAAAAGAGGGTTTTTATAAAAAGGCGTTTGGTTTTTTTAAGCGGGCTATTGATGGAGGGAGTGAAATTCAGGCATTGAGGGCAAATTGGGCGTATATGCTAGAGCACGGTTTGGGAGGGGAAAAGAATGAAAAAGAGGCATTTGAAATTTATAGGCAATTAAAAGATGAAGATTTTTTGCCAGCTTTACTGAAAGTTGCTGTGATGACTGAGCTGGGGATTGGCACTGATCAAAATGATCAAATGGCAGAACATTATTACAAGACTGCATGTGAGCAGAAATTATCTAAAAAACTTACCGGGCTTATTCAATATAAGCGAGGCATGATGTATCTCAATGGTTGGGGAGTGACTCAAAGTGAAGAAAAGGCTTGTATTTGTTTTGATAGTTCGGAGGAGAAAGGCTTTGCGCTTGCAGGGCTAATGCTTGTAGAGCTTAATTATCAGGGCAGGGGGACAGATAAAGGATATAAAAAAATGGCTGCCAGTGTTCCATCTTGGCCCCTGTGGGCCAGAGAATTTGCCGGGGGTGATTTGCTATATAAAGTAGCGATTCTTTATAAAGAAGACAGTAAGCCAGACGAGATGGTGAAATATTATAAAAAGGCCGCAAAATATGGCCAGCCAGAAGCTGTAGCAGTTTTGAATGAGATTTATAAAGATGCACCTATAAGGTTATTAGGAGAGGCCCCCTGCGGGGCTTGTCAGGCTAAGGATTTGTACGGGCTGGTCTATCATCCTGGGCATCTGAGGAAGCAGGTAGTAATGGACTGTTATACCCAGTTTTCTTTATGCCTGGATCTATTGGAATCAAAGAATTATAGAGAAGCTATTAATCTATTGAGTCTTCTTATAAATAACGGTCATCCCTATGCGCCAGCCTATTTTAAACTGGGTCAAATGTGTGAATTGGGTTGGGGGGTGGCAGTTAATAGGAAGAAGGCAGAGAGATTTTATATCAAGGCTGCAAGATTATGTTATCCGGCAGCTTATCGAAAGCTATCCAGCTTTTTTAAAGCTGAAAGTGATATCAAAAAGCATTTAGAGCAGGCTTCTGTTCTTGGTGATTTAAGGGATGATATTGAGGTGTTGTATAAATATCAAGCATGCCCATTAACGAGAAAACAATTGAAAGAACTCAAGGGGAGAGAACGCAGTATATCGTTTGATGAAGGTTATCAGATTAGTAGCCCAGCGAAGGGAAAAGCAATGGTTGAAGCCTGTGAATACATTCGTGGAGTACTGCGTCAGTTAAACGTTTGTGTTTCCCCCGGATTTTCATGGAAAAGTCTGTCAATAAAGGAAGAGGACGGTATAAATGCAAGTATGAAAGGGCTTGAAATTGCAATGGGTAAGGTCAGTATTGAGGAGCCAGTTGAAAGGATTAAAGCCTTTCTGACTGAAGGGGAAATAGATTCAGCCAGCGTGAAACACATGTTAAAAGGCGGCAGGCGGTCTATATCGTTGCAAGAGTTAACTGCCTATGAACAAGCTTTGGACAAAATAATCGAAGATTACAGTAGCAATGAAAGAGAGGGTTAA
- the ybgF gene encoding tol-pal system protein YbgF → MTVAAPKRSLNKYACQASSLVKAARIALLLAPGIISGYANASSVPVVDSTPAMAIESGGDGFPQPVSEAKTLGSEAGVAHMLNVIDQLRSDVMELRGQLEEQGYLLKQLQQENRDRYLDLDERIAHLGDTSEVPAGKSRVSPGKTTAFPAAGSGKTEETAYNAAFQLIRDKRFDEARQALKKQLADYPKGQYADNAQYWLGEVYMAQGNYPGAQEAFSGVLNNYPNSPKIPDAIYKLGRLSDLQGDQQQARKYLESVISKYPESAASRLSDTYLRNLGD, encoded by the coding sequence ATGACTGTTGCAGCTCCTAAACGTTCTTTAAATAAATACGCCTGTCAGGCTTCTTCACTTGTTAAGGCAGCGAGGATCGCCTTGCTGTTAGCCCCCGGCATTATCTCCGGTTATGCAAATGCATCATCAGTGCCAGTGGTTGACTCTACGCCTGCGATGGCTATTGAAAGCGGTGGGGATGGATTTCCTCAGCCGGTTTCTGAGGCTAAAACCCTGGGTTCTGAAGCTGGGGTTGCGCATATGCTGAATGTTATTGACCAATTGCGCAGTGATGTCATGGAACTGCGTGGGCAATTGGAAGAGCAGGGGTATTTGTTAAAGCAGTTGCAACAGGAAAACAGGGATCGTTACCTGGATCTGGATGAGCGGATTGCCCACTTGGGTGATACCAGTGAAGTACCAGCAGGGAAAAGCCGTGTTTCTCCGGGAAAAACAACCGCTTTCCCCGCTGCTGGTTCCGGGAAAACGGAAGAAACTGCCTATAATGCAGCGTTTCAGTTAATCAGGGATAAGCGTTTCGATGAAGCCCGTCAGGCGTTGAAAAAACAGCTGGCTGATTATCCAAAGGGCCAGTATGCGGACAATGCCCAGTACTGGTTAGGTGAAGTCTATATGGCTCAGGGGAATTATCCGGGGGCACAGGAGGCATTCTCTGGTGTATTGAATAACTACCCGAATAGCCCCAAGATACCGGATGCCATCTATAAACTGGGACGTTTATCTGATCTTCAGGGTGATCAGCAACAGGCTCGCAAATACCTGGAATCTGTCATTAGTAAGTATCCTGAGTCAGCGGCATCAAGGCTTTCTGATACCTATCTCAGGAACCTGGGCGACTGA
- a CDS encoding OmpA family protein: MQRANFVKVAAAAATALWLVGCTTTGGESTSDVSTMEPVVKEEVIVETQPVLDPSVQAVVDSGKISATPEQIGALLNHNEYQFGFDSSRLEDRDYKALDVQAAYLNSSEGRNKQIVIEGHTDERGTRTYNLALGERRASAVKNYLVSKGVAEGRIEVISFGFEKPLDPAHNDSAWTKNRRAVIVMN; this comes from the coding sequence ATGCAACGTGCTAACTTCGTCAAGGTGGCTGCTGCTGCGGCAACAGCGCTCTGGCTGGTCGGATGTACCACAACAGGTGGAGAAAGTACCTCCGATGTATCAACAATGGAACCTGTGGTTAAAGAGGAAGTGATTGTAGAAACCCAACCGGTTCTGGATCCTTCTGTTCAGGCGGTTGTTGATAGCGGTAAGATCAGCGCTACCCCTGAGCAAATCGGGGCATTGCTGAATCACAATGAGTACCAGTTTGGTTTTGACAGCTCCAGGCTGGAAGACCGGGATTATAAGGCACTTGATGTACAGGCTGCTTACCTGAACTCCAGTGAGGGACGTAACAAGCAGATTGTCATTGAGGGGCATACTGACGAGCGGGGTACCCGTACTTATAACCTGGCACTGGGTGAGCGTCGTGCCAGTGCGGTGAAAAATTACCTGGTATCCAAAGGTGTGGCTGAGGGTCGTATTGAAGTGATCAGCTTTGGTTTTGAAAAGCCTCTTGATCCTGCGCATAACGATTCAGCGTGGACTAAAAACCGTCGTGCTGTCATCGTAATGAACTAA
- the tolB gene encoding Tol-Pal system beta propeller repeat protein TolB produces the protein MMNSYERISTATTKLAAWFALVTFVIFAQFARAELVLEVTQGNDKLVTVAVSPFSWSGKTVLPEDMAAIVDNDLKLSGLFTALERKNMLSFPGKESEVYYRDWKVLGASYLVTGKVEKQGENYHVHYQLFDVVRQRSMLSGQVKGNGTQMRALAHHVSDAVYEKITGIKGDFSTRLLYITAEMVKPASEKREGKKTVKVPPVYNYQLKYADADGKRVRTVFRSREPILSPSWSPDGRHVAYVSFESGRSSIFMQELATGKRKQLAAYKGLNSSPAWSPDGKKIAFMLSKGGSPDIYVMDLDSGKLSQLTSHYSIDTEPDWMPDGRGIIFTSNRGGSAQIYQIDVAYKSDGSVVASSKPKRLTFEGRFNARAKVFPDGKSLALVHKGRQAADFNIAIQDLDTGRLRLLTSSTLEDSPSVAPGGRRLIYSAQGKQHGELGIVSADGRVKYRLPSAAGDIREPVWGPAVNL, from the coding sequence ATGATGAATAGCTATGAACGCATAAGCACGGCTACCACAAAGTTGGCAGCATGGTTTGCACTGGTTACCTTTGTTATTTTTGCGCAGTTCGCCAGGGCTGAGCTTGTGCTGGAGGTGACCCAGGGTAATGATAAATTAGTCACCGTTGCCGTATCGCCTTTCAGTTGGTCGGGAAAAACGGTGTTGCCTGAGGATATGGCAGCCATTGTTGATAATGACCTGAAGCTCAGTGGGTTGTTTACGGCGCTGGAACGAAAAAATATGCTGAGTTTTCCTGGCAAGGAATCCGAGGTGTACTATAGAGACTGGAAGGTGCTGGGAGCTTCTTACCTGGTAACAGGCAAGGTTGAGAAACAGGGTGAAAATTACCATGTTCACTACCAGCTCTTTGATGTTGTCCGACAGCGCAGTATGTTGTCGGGACAGGTAAAGGGTAATGGAACCCAGATGAGGGCGCTGGCTCATCATGTGAGCGATGCAGTGTATGAGAAAATTACAGGGATCAAGGGTGATTTTTCAACGCGACTGCTTTATATCACGGCGGAAATGGTGAAGCCTGCTTCTGAAAAGAGAGAAGGTAAAAAAACCGTCAAGGTTCCCCCTGTTTATAATTACCAGCTGAAATATGCGGATGCCGACGGTAAGCGGGTTCGTACTGTGTTCCGTTCCAGGGAGCCAATCCTGTCGCCCAGCTGGTCTCCCGATGGTAGGCATGTGGCTTATGTTTCCTTTGAATCCGGCCGTTCTTCCATATTTATGCAGGAGCTGGCTACCGGTAAAAGAAAGCAGCTGGCGGCTTATAAGGGCCTGAACAGCTCTCCGGCCTGGTCACCTGACGGTAAAAAAATAGCTTTTATGCTATCCAAGGGGGGGAGTCCTGATATTTATGTGATGGATCTTGATTCAGGGAAACTGAGTCAGCTGACTTCCCACTACTCCATAGATACCGAGCCTGACTGGATGCCGGATGGAAGGGGCATTATATTTACCTCTAACCGGGGGGGCAGTGCCCAGATATACCAGATAGATGTTGCCTATAAGTCCGATGGCAGCGTGGTAGCCAGCAGCAAGCCTAAACGATTGACCTTTGAAGGGCGGTTTAATGCCCGGGCCAAGGTATTCCCTGATGGCAAGTCCCTGGCTCTGGTTCATAAAGGACGACAGGCGGCAGACTTTAATATTGCCATTCAAGACCTGGATACAGGGCGTTTGAGGTTGCTGACTTCCTCAACATTGGAAGATTCTCCCAGTGTGGCTCCCGGAGGACGCAGACTGATTTACTCTGCCCAGGGTAAACAGCATGGAGAGCTGGGTATTGTCTCGGCAGATGGACGGGTGAAGTACCGCTTGCCCTCAGCGGCAGGAGATATTCGCGAGCCTGTTTGGGGTCCTGCCGTGAACCTGTAA
- the tolA gene encoding cell envelope integrity protein TolA: MKTVLVKKFRWALLHGYGLPVFVSVALHCTMLALLMVSWSQSAQQKITPPLHIKASLVEAPRPESKRPVDDGAARRAAEEKARKAKAVAEKRRKQELARKKKEAERQKQLALKREQEAKEKAREEAEQKRKEKERLAQLEARRKKEQAELREQLAREQAAREKEQRQAEQAEKDASEVSYYSALLVNRMKAHWNRPPSARNSMEAVIEIRLSPFGDLQGFIIIKGSGNEAFDRSVIQAIKLGTPIVELKQLDRRIYEKNFRRFTFKFSPEDLVR; this comes from the coding sequence ATGAAGACAGTATTAGTGAAAAAGTTTCGCTGGGCATTACTTCATGGTTATGGGCTTCCTGTGTTTGTGTCGGTGGCGCTTCACTGCACGATGCTGGCATTGCTGATGGTAAGCTGGTCTCAGTCTGCGCAACAGAAAATAACACCGCCACTGCATATTAAAGCCAGCCTGGTTGAGGCGCCCAGACCAGAATCAAAACGGCCTGTGGATGACGGGGCTGCCCGGCGTGCTGCTGAGGAAAAGGCCAGGAAGGCCAAGGCTGTTGCTGAGAAGCGCAGAAAGCAGGAATTGGCTCGCAAAAAGAAAGAAGCGGAACGGCAAAAACAGCTTGCCCTGAAAAGGGAACAGGAGGCAAAAGAAAAAGCCCGGGAAGAGGCTGAGCAAAAGAGAAAGGAAAAGGAACGCCTGGCGCAACTGGAGGCCCGGCGGAAAAAAGAGCAGGCCGAGTTAAGGGAACAACTGGCCCGGGAGCAGGCTGCAAGGGAAAAAGAGCAACGGCAGGCGGAGCAGGCGGAAAAGGATGCCTCTGAAGTCTCTTATTACAGTGCCTTGCTGGTTAATCGTATGAAAGCACACTGGAACCGCCCCCCCAGTGCCCGTAATAGTATGGAAGCAGTCATTGAAATACGGCTATCGCCGTTTGGTGACTTGCAGGGGTTTATAATAATAAAGGGTAGTGGCAATGAAGCATTTGACCGGTCTGTCATTCAGGCAATAAAGCTGGGAACACCTATTGTAGAGTTGAAACAGCTTGACCGGCGCATCTATGAAAAAAACTTCAGGCGCTTTACATTTAAGTTTAGTCCAGAGGATCTGGTTAGATGA
- the tolR gene encoding protein TolR, translated as MARSRIRRKPMAEINMVPFIDIMMVLLVAFMVSAPMLTQGVKVDLPKVVSKPMPVKDDQENLILSIKASGDYFIDLGKKQEHATSLKVIQEKVSKVVSARPDTQVLIKGDRKVDYGSVIELMAYLQSAGVENVGLITDPVSLNEK; from the coding sequence ATGGCCAGGTCCAGAATCAGACGAAAACCCATGGCTGAAATCAACATGGTGCCGTTTATCGATATCATGATGGTGCTGCTGGTGGCCTTTATGGTCAGCGCTCCCATGCTGACCCAGGGCGTAAAAGTGGATTTACCCAAAGTGGTTAGCAAACCCATGCCGGTAAAGGACGATCAGGAAAATCTGATTCTTTCCATAAAGGCGAGTGGTGACTACTTTATTGACCTGGGTAAAAAGCAGGAGCATGCCACCAGTCTGAAAGTGATTCAGGAGAAAGTGAGTAAAGTGGTGTCTGCCAGGCCTGACACACAGGTTCTTATCAAGGGAGACAGAAAAGTTGATTATGGCTCAGTGATTGAGTTAATGGCTTATCTGCAAAGTGCAGGGGTTGAAAATGTGGGACTCATAACCGATCCGGTCTCATTGAATGAAAAGTGA
- the tolQ gene encoding protein TolQ: protein MSFLTLIGNASWVVLLVLLMLIMASAVSWVMIVQRGLLLRVTRQSMVEFEDRFWSGMDLTQLYQDVQKEENGDSGLEQIFKAGFREFSRLRSQGATDADAIMEGTQRAMRVAISREHEKLEMHLPFLASVGSTCPYVGLFGTVVGIMNSFRGLAQVQQATLASVAPGIAEALLTTAVGLVAAIPAVVAYNRYSSRVEVILSSYETFADEFSSILHRKVHSRTQ, encoded by the coding sequence ATGTCTTTTCTGACGCTGATTGGTAATGCCAGCTGGGTTGTATTGCTGGTTCTGTTGATGCTGATTATGGCATCAGCTGTGTCCTGGGTGATGATTGTTCAAAGGGGATTACTGTTGAGGGTAACCCGGCAGTCCATGGTGGAATTTGAAGACCGTTTCTGGTCTGGTATGGACTTAACCCAACTCTATCAGGATGTTCAGAAAGAAGAAAATGGTGATAGTGGCCTTGAGCAAATATTCAAGGCAGGCTTTCGGGAATTCTCCCGGTTGAGAAGCCAGGGCGCCACCGACGCTGATGCCATTATGGAAGGCACGCAGCGGGCCATGCGGGTGGCCATATCCCGTGAACATGAAAAGCTGGAAATGCACCTGCCGTTTTTGGCCAGTGTGGGTTCAACCTGCCCTTATGTGGGACTGTTTGGCACCGTGGTAGGTATCATGAATTCATTTCGTGGTCTGGCACAGGTACAACAGGCCACCCTGGCTTCTGTGGCACCGGGTATTGCCGAGGCCCTTCTAACCACTGCGGTGGGATTGGTGGCCGCTATTCCTGCCGTGGTGGCCTATAACCGGTACTCCTCCAGAGTAGAAGTCATACTATCCAGTTACGAAACCTTTGCCGATGAGTTTTCCAGTATTCTTCATCGCAAGGTTCATAGTCGTACGCAGTAG
- the ybgC gene encoding tol-pal system-associated acyl-CoA thioesterase, translated as MSLVIKKPFSIPVRVYFEDTDAGGIVFYINYLKFMERARTELLRTVHFESGEMINRHLIFVVADAQVKYHQPARLDDVLEVTAELESVGRSRLIFTQQVTLQKNNARLCSGRIVVACVNTQSMKPVAIPAEIAEGIHRLVDSPV; from the coding sequence ATGTCCCTGGTTATTAAAAAACCTTTCAGTATTCCTGTGCGTGTCTATTTTGAAGACACTGACGCAGGAGGTATTGTCTTTTATATTAATTACCTGAAATTTATGGAGCGAGCTCGCACTGAGCTTCTCAGGACTGTCCATTTTGAAAGCGGTGAGATGATCAACAGGCACCTGATTTTTGTGGTAGCTGATGCACAGGTCAAGTACCATCAGCCAGCAAGACTGGATGATGTCCTGGAGGTAACGGCAGAGCTTGAATCCGTTGGACGGAGCCGGTTGATATTTACCCAGCAAGTCACGTTACAGAAGAATAATGCCAGGCTATGCTCTGGACGGATAGTGGTTGCCTGTGTTAATACCCAATCCATGAAACCCGTAGCCATTCCCGCTGAGATAGCAGAGGGGATTCATCGATTGGTTGATAGCCCTGTTTAA
- a CDS encoding transposase, giving the protein MKTKRAYKYRFYPTVEQEKLLAQTFGCVRFVYNHILRWRTDEYYKNGNSVNYNDASKQLTELKNNSEYQWLKDVSSVPIQQSLRHQQTAFKNFWEGRAKYPTFKKKHSKQSATFAASAFSMKNGQLFIAKSKEPLAIKWSRELPSKPSSITISKDRAGRYFASMLCEFESKPMPIRKKTVGIDLGLKDLFITSEGEKSGNPKYFKRYERKLAYLQRKLAKKQKGSKNRAKARLKVARLHAKIADCRMDATHKASRRLINENQVICVEDLAVKNMVKNPKLAKHIADANWGEFVRQLQYKAEWADRTVSVIDRFFPSSKRCHSCGYVHESLPLSIREWNCPECKTHWDRDIAAAINIKTAGLAGLACGATGTGIAA; this is encoded by the coding sequence ATGAAAACGAAGCGTGCTTACAAATACAGATTTTACCCCACCGTTGAGCAAGAAAAGTTACTTGCTCAGACCTTCGGCTGTGTGCGTTTTGTTTACAATCATATCCTCCGCTGGCGTACTGATGAGTACTATAAAAACGGCAACAGCGTTAATTACAACGATGCCTCAAAGCAGCTTACAGAGTTAAAAAATAACTCTGAATATCAGTGGTTGAAAGATGTTTCTTCTGTGCCTATCCAGCAATCATTACGGCACCAACAAACGGCCTTTAAAAATTTCTGGGAAGGTAGAGCAAAGTACCCGACTTTCAAAAAGAAGCATTCAAAGCAAAGTGCTACTTTTGCGGCTTCTGCTTTCAGTATGAAAAACGGTCAGTTGTTCATTGCCAAGAGTAAAGAGCCACTGGCTATCAAGTGGAGCAGAGAGCTACCTTCAAAGCCTTCCAGCATCACAATTAGCAAGGACAGGGCCGGACGGTATTTTGCCTCCATGCTCTGTGAATTTGAGTCTAAACCAATGCCAATCAGAAAAAAGACGGTGGGTATTGATTTAGGTTTGAAAGACCTGTTCATCACGTCAGAGGGTGAAAAATCCGGTAATCCAAAGTACTTCAAACGCTATGAGCGAAAGCTTGCCTACCTACAGCGTAAACTGGCTAAGAAGCAGAAAGGCAGCAAAAACCGAGCTAAGGCAAGGCTCAAGGTTGCCCGTCTTCATGCAAAAATAGCCGATTGCCGGATGGATGCTACCCACAAGGCATCCCGCAGATTGATTAACGAGAACCAAGTGATCTGTGTCGAAGATTTGGCTGTGAAGAATATGGTTAAAAATCCAAAGCTGGCAAAGCATATCGCGGATGCCAACTGGGGAGAGTTTGTCAGACAGTTGCAGTACAAAGCTGAATGGGCTGATCGTACTGTGTCTGTCATTGATAGATTCTTCCCCAGTTCTAAGCGTTGCCACAGTTGCGGATATGTCCATGAAAGTCTGCCGCTATCAATCCGTGAATGGAATTGCCCAGAATGCAAGACACACTGGGATAGAGATATAGCGGCAGCTATCAATATAAAAACCGCCGGACTGGCGGGGTTAGCCTGTGGAGCGACTGGAACGGGGATTGCGGCCTAG